One segment of Brassica napus cultivar Da-Ae chromosome C3, Da-Ae, whole genome shotgun sequence DNA contains the following:
- the LOC111205811 gene encoding uncharacterized protein LOC111205811 has translation MSSSRVFMDADVQPSKDYLEWLVSNSEIANRVAAEVVTKPEAVTLEELFSYIKHETSKVAWFECTATIDDVIQGSAWYYISCGGCNSKAVKGPTSLVCNNKKGDKREVTGVPQYLTKISVYDKSEQAVFVILGDAGKELTGKHAAELVANYFESNAGVGVDHCVPVPDALLETIGQTRKFIVKVSDHNLTSKTQTITVTKIIPAGAPLPSVSDGISKTRGDDSGPSGGVGGDAGDRARKAAEYLESDEAKRSKSG, from the exons ATGTCATCATCCCGAGTGTTTATGGATGCCGATGTTCAGCCAAGCAAGGATTATCTCGAATG GTTGGTCTCAAACTCAGAAATTGCTAATAGAGTTGCAGCTGAGGTTGTCACTAAGCCTGAGGCAGTGACTCTTGAGGAACTATTCTCTTACATCAAGCATGAAACTTCTAAG GTTGCTTGGTTCGAATGCACTGCAACTATAGATGATGTTATCCAGGGTTCTGCTTGGTACTACATTTCCTGTGGTGGCTGCAATAGTAAGGCAGTGAAAGGGCCTACTTCTCTGGTTTGCAACAATAAGAAGGGTgataaaagagaagtcacaGGCGTTCCTCA GTACCTGACGAAGATTTCTGTTTATGATAAGAGTGAGCAAGCAGTTTTTGTCATTCTTggtgatgctggaaaggagttGACTGGCAAGCATGCAGCAGAATTAGTTGCAAATTACTTTGAG TCTAATGCTGGAGTTGGGGTTGATCATTGCGTGCCTGTTCCGGATGCTTTGCTTGAGACAATCGGGCAGACACGCAAGTTCATCGTGAAGGTCTCGGATCATAATTTGACAAGCAAGACTCAGACCATAACTGTCACAAAGATTATCCCAGCAGGTGCTCCTCTTCCATCAGTGTCTGATGGTATCTCAAAGACTAGGGGTGATGACTCTGGACCTTCCGGAGGGGTTGGAGGTGATGCAGGTGATAGGGCTAGAAAAGCAGCTGAATATCTTGAGTCGGATGAGGCCAAGCGTTCGAAGAGTGGCTAA